In Candidatus Margulisiibacteriota bacterium, the genomic stretch TTTGCAGATCGACGCGCGTCTTGCCCAGCATCACAGTCACATCAACCGGAATATTGCCGAAAAGCTCCTGACTGAATTTCGCGCCGCCGCTGGACGGATGCAGTTCATCCAAAGCCACCGTATTGTATTCTTTGTTGACGCCGCCATGCTCAGCCGCCGGCTGCTGCTCTCCGATACTTTCGCCAAACGCCACTACTTCAGCCATAAATTTCCCCTTTATTTTTTATATTATCGCTTTTTTTATTTTAAATCGTCAATATCCCAGGTAAAATCATCATCCGAGCCGGCGCTCTCTTCCGGCAAGTTTAATTCGTCAAGCAGCGGATCTTTAATTTCCATTTTGCTTTCATCAACTTTGCCGTCTTCCGTGTAAGCCACGCTTTGCGCGTCGACTACCGGCGGTGAGTAAGGCGCGGCTGGCTCCTGTGTTTCCGGCTCCGGAACTGCGGCAGCTGGCTGAGCGGCATCTGGCTCAACCGCTGGTTTGATCTCCGCTGTTTTAGCTTCCGGCGGCGCGGACGCGGTCGGCGGCTCTGCTTCTGCGGGCGCGGACGGCGGTTCTGGCGCGGGCGCAGGGGCGGCGGCCACGGGCTGCTCGACCAGGCGCGGCGCGGCGGAAACTTTGGGCGCGGCCAGATTGTAAAACTTCGGTTTATGCTCGATAACTTTCACGGCATAGCGGCCGCCGCATCTGCCCAGTTTGACAAAAAACTCGCCCTGCTCGGCCACGGACATGATCAGCGAATCGGTAACTTTTTCGTTGAGCTGCAGGATATCGCCCGGTGTCATGGTCAAGATCTCGCCGACCGAAACGCGCGTCGTGCCGATCTTAATATTGACCGGCACCTGCGTGCCGGAGACCGCGCCAGAAGCCAGCTGCACGGTCATTTTCTTCGGCCTAGCAGTTTTCCTGGCGGCATAAGCGGCCTGCATTTTTTCTAAATCCTTGACCGTATAGATAAACCAAAAAACCGCCGGTTTATTGTCCGCTAGATAAAAAGTCTGCGAAAAAACCGCCATCTCTTCGTCTTTTTTTAATTTAGTTTCCGGCCGGAGTTTCGGCGCAAAAATTTCGCCAATAGTTTCACCGGAAAAAGCGTCCAGCAAATAAGTTTTGTAGGATTTAAGTATTTCGCGGCTCAACAAAGCCAGCGCCGGTTTTTCCAGCGCGGACAAAGCATCATTTGGTTTTTTAACGGTCAGCCCCTGTCCGCCGCAAAAACGATCCAGCAGCGCATAGGCCAGCGCGTTGTCCAGCAGCACGGTAAAACTAAACTGCCCGGCCGCCACCTCAAAAGAGGTCGCCGCCGCCGGCGCGCTGTTCAAAAAGTCACTGTATTTCAACTGCAGCACGGCCGACTCTTGAATACCGCAGGAAATTTTTAAATTTTGACTTAAAACCTCGCCGAAAAAATCCGCCCATTTGTGGTGAATCTCCAGCAACTCATCAACCTGTGCGACTGTCAGCCCGCCCAGCTCCAGATTATTGTTGTAGCGCTCGCGGGGTTTGTATTCATACCAGTTGCCGATGACCTGTTTTAAGCGAATATCCTTAAGCTGTCCTGCCGCCATTAATTTACCCCAGCAATTTATTGATAACCTGCGAGATCTGATCGCTGGCAATTTTAATCGCGCTCAACACCGCGGACATCGCACGCTGGACTTCGATAGCGTCGATCGTTTCACCGGTGTAAAATACATTGGATTTTTCCAGAGACTGCGGCTCCACCGTGCCAAAAGCCTCATCGCCTGGCGTGCCGGTGCTCCTGGTGCCAGACACCACAGATTCTTTGAGCAGCGAGCCGTTGTATTGGGTCAGTCCCTCGACATTGGTGAAATCCGCCAGCGTAACCTGGCCAATCTGCACAGCCTCTTCCTGACCCGCCGTATACATCGAATAATTGCCCAGCAGCACACCATTAGGGCCCCAGCCCAGGTCGGTATAACCGCTGGTGGTGAGCGGTCCGGAATCGCTCATCAGCGCATTACCGGAGCCGTCAATTATATATTGTCCGGTCGTGTCAACATGAAAACTGCCGTTGCGTGTGTAATAGACCGTGGCGCCTTCATCCGGCGAGACCATAAACAAACCGCGTCCGGATATCGCGCAGTCCAGCGCTCCGCCTTCGCCCAGCGCGCCCTGCGCAAAATCTAAACTGATCGAGCCCAGCGTTACACCCGAGCCAAACTGGATCGGGTTTAATTCACCGGTAAAACCGGAGCCCTGAAAACCCTCATTGACCACGTCGTTGAACACGGTTTTGAAAGACTGCTTCAGCGCCTTATAACCCGTCGTCGCCATATTGGCGCTGTTGTTCGTACTGATGCGCAAGCTCTGATTGAACGCGCCCATCGCGTTCTTGGAACGTCTGATAATATCCAGCAAACCTACTGTATCCATAAATCCTCCTTAGGCCGTCGTGATCGATTTTATTTCGTCGAGTGTAATGTCAAATTTATCATCAATTCTGAACAACGGTTTTTGCACATTTTCAATATCGATGCGCGTCACGCGGCCGGTCTTGGTCAAGCCGTCCGCCGGATCGGTATACTCGACGATCTGGCCAACCCACTTGAGACTTTCCGTAGCGTTAGTATAGGACTGCAGTCCGCGCAAAGTTTCTTCGACCTGATAGGACTGCAACGCGGTGGTCGATGACATAAAAGAAAAATCCGAAGTGATGCCCTGCGTGGAAAAAAGACTGCTCAAAGCGCTGTCTGTCGAGGAAGTCAGCCCCAGCGCGGAAAAAATATCTGACGTACTGCTGCCGCTCGTGCCGGACAAACCGTAGTAGCTGCCCAGACTGCTGTAAAGGCTGTCGTCACTGCTCGTATCACTCTCGCCAGATACATTGGTCGCGGACAACAAAAGATTGACGTTGCGCCGCTGGATCTCCTCGACCCAGATCGGAAAAAATTCCGGATTGTCCTCTAGATCTTTAATGGAAGTTATCGCTTGGGTTTGAGTTTGGGCGCCCGTCGCACTGCTTACCGCTTCTACCATTTGCTCCCCCTTTTTCTAAGCGAGATAATTGACCAGCACATCACGCATTAACACATATATCTCTTTCATTATAGCATTTCGCGGCAGCGTCTTCAAGACGCCAAAATCA encodes the following:
- the fliN gene encoding flagellar motor switch protein FliN, with amino-acid sequence MAEVVAFGESIGEQQPAAEHGGVNKEYNTVALDELHPSSGGAKFSQELFGNIPVDVTVMLGKTRVDLQKLLQLSKGDVIELAKKAGETVEIMVNSQLIAQGEIVAVGENYGVKVTKVISR
- a CDS encoding FliM/FliN family flagellar motor switch protein gives rise to the protein MAAGQLKDIRLKQVIGNWYEYKPRERYNNNLELGGLTVAQVDELLEIHHKWADFFGEVLSQNLKISCGIQESAVLQLKYSDFLNSAPAAATSFEVAAGQFSFTVLLDNALAYALLDRFCGGQGLTVKKPNDALSALEKPALALLSREILKSYKTYLLDAFSGETIGEIFAPKLRPETKLKKDEEMAVFSQTFYLADNKPAVFWFIYTVKDLEKMQAAYAARKTARPKKMTVQLASGAVSGTQVPVNIKIGTTRVSVGEILTMTPGDILQLNEKVTDSLIMSVAEQGEFFVKLGRCGGRYAVKVIEHKPKFYNLAAPKVSAAPRLVEQPVAAAPAPAPEPPSAPAEAEPPTASAPPEAKTAEIKPAVEPDAAQPAAAVPEPETQEPAAPYSPPVVDAQSVAYTEDGKVDESKMEIKDPLLDELNLPEESAGSDDDFTWDIDDLK
- a CDS encoding flagellar hook basal-body protein, whose amino-acid sequence is MDTVGLLDIIRRSKNAMGAFNQSLRISTNNSANMATTGYKALKQSFKTVFNDVVNEGFQGSGFTGELNPIQFGSGVTLGSISLDFAQGALGEGGALDCAISGRGLFMVSPDEGATVYYTRNGSFHVDTTGQYIIDGSGNALMSDSGPLTTSGYTDLGWGPNGVLLGNYSMYTAGQEEAVQIGQVTLADFTNVEGLTQYNGSLLKESVVSGTRSTGTPGDEAFGTVEPQSLEKSNVFYTGETIDAIEVQRAMSAVLSAIKIASDQISQVINKLLG